In one window of Gossypium hirsutum isolate 1008001.06 chromosome A01, Gossypium_hirsutum_v2.1, whole genome shotgun sequence DNA:
- the LOC107917012 gene encoding UDP-glycosyltransferase 73C6 produces the protein MGSQTQQPHFVLFPSMAQGHLIPMVDIGRLLAQRNVIVTVVTTPHNASRVQKTIDRAVESGLAIRLVQLRFPGKEAGLPDGVENIDMISSMEDLFKFFTAANSTDKAVQELFEKLTPRPICIISDMFLHYTLKIATKFQVPRISFHGICCFCYLCVHNLKSSKILDNITSDYECFKVPGLAEKVEFTKPQLPLNLDESWKDIFDTTTKADEASYGVVINSFEELESPYVKEYRKITKAWCIGPVSLSHKNELEKAERGKKASINEQQCLKWLDSQEPNSVIYACLGSMSTMKSPELIELGLGLEASNKPFIWILRGNNNASNQVMKWIEEDGFEERIKGRGFVVVGWAPQVLILSHPAIGGFLTHCGWNSTIEGISAGVPLLTLPLFADQFTNERLVVQILKIGVSVGANEPTAWGVEKSGFMLKKEHVKNAIDQLMNEGNESIERRKRAKEFGEKANKAVEVGGSSYLNMTLLIQDIIQQSSQMGVDMIPTSDPHEN, from the coding sequence ATGGGTTCCCAAACCCAGCAGCCTCACTTTGTGCTGTTCCCTTCCATGGCCCAAGGCCACTTGATCCCCATGGTAGATATCGGTCGATTGTTAGCGCAGCGTAACGTGATTGTTACTGTAGTTACGACACCTCATAATGCAAGCAGAGTCCAGAAAACGATTGATCGAGCTGTTGAATCAGGCCTCGCTATCCGTTTAGTGCAGCTCCGTTTTCCAGGCAAAGAAGCAGGGTTACCAGACGGGGTTGAAAATATAGACATGATATCTTCAATGGAGGACTTGTTCAAATTCTTCACTGCAGCAAACAGTACGGACAAAGCAGTGCAGGAATTATTTGAGAAGCTAACACCACGCCCCATTTGTATTATTTCGGACATGTTTCTGCATTACACCCTCAAAATTGCTACCAAGTTTCAGGTCCCAAGGATATCGTTTCATGGAATTTGCTGCTTCTGTTATCTTTGTGTGCACAATCTGAAGTCCTCCAAGATACTAGACAACATAACATCTGATTATGAATGCTTCAAGGTGCCAGGCTTGGCTGAAAAGGTCGAATTTACTAAACCCCAGTTGCCgcttaaccttgatgaatcctgGAAGGACATTTTTGATACAACAACAAAAGCTGACGAAGCATCATATGGAGTTGTCATAAATAGTTTCGAAGAGCTGGAATCACCATACGTGAAAGAGTACAGGAAGATAACAAAAGCTTGGTGCATTGGTCCAGTTTCTCTGAGCCACAAAAATGAGTTGGAGAAGGCTGAAAGAGGTAAGAAGGCTTCAATCAATGAGCAGCAATGTTTGAAGTGGCTTGATTCTCAAGAACCCAACTCTGTAATTTATGCTTGTCTTGGGAGCATGAGCACCATGAAATCTCCCGAACTGATAGAGTTGGGTTTGGGCTTGGAGGCCTCGAACAAACCATTCATTTGGATCTTAAGAGGAAATAATAACGCATCGAACCAAGTGATGAAGTGGATTGAAGAGGATGGATTTGAGGAAAGAATAAAAGGAAGAGGATTTGTAGTTGTGGGATGGGCTCCCCAAGTGCTCATTTTATCACATCCTGCAATAGGAGGTTTCCTAACTCATTGTGGATGGAATTCAACAATCGAAGGCATTTCTGCTGGCGTTCCATTATTAACATTGCCACTTTTTGCAGATCAGTTTACCAATGAGAGACTTGTAGTACAAATACTAAAAATCGGAGTGAGCGTTGGGGCCAATGAACCTACGGCCTGGGGAGTTGAAAAATCTGGGTTCATGTTGAAGAAAGAACATGTTAAAAACGCAATAGACCAATTGATGAATGAAGGAAACGAAAGCATAGAGAGAAGAAAACGAGCTAAAGAGTTCGGAGAGAAGGCAAATAAAGCTGTTGAAGTAGGTGGATCTTCTTATCTTAATATGACACTATTAATCCAAGATATAATCCAACAATCTTCACAGATGGGTGTGGATATGATTCCAACCTCAGATCCCCATGAGAATTAA